The following are from one region of the Nicotiana tabacum cultivar K326 chromosome 3, ASM71507v2, whole genome shotgun sequence genome:
- the LOC107807269 gene encoding aquaporin NIP1-1-like: MSQERLNGLVILSTEKDLLGVIVGIATDNRAVVELSGLVIGAVATINSIVAGTISGASMNPARSLGPAIVSNCYEKLWLYMLGPIAGATAGIWFYNAMRFTIKPSDEVTKFLPFLRRLAQNKV; the protein is encoded by the exons ATGTCACAAGAAAGGTTAAATGGACTAGTTATATTGTCAACTGAGAAAgacttattaggagttattgttg GCATTGCAACGGATAATCGAGCT GTTGTAGAGCTCTCTGGACTTGTCATTGGAGCTGTAGCCACAATTAACTCCATTGTTGCAGG GACTATTTCAGGGGCGTCAATGAATCCCGCAAGAAGTTTGGGACCAGCAATTGTATCAAATTGTTACGAGAAACTATGGTTATACATGTTGGGTCCAATAGCAGGAGCTACAGCTGGTATCTGGTTCTACAATGCCATGAGGTTTACAATTAAGCCCTCTGATGAAGTCACTAAGTTTCTTCCCTTCCTCCGAAGATTAGCCCAAAACAAAGTTTAA
- the LOC107772129 gene encoding uncharacterized protein LOC107772129 gives MVSKITKRTPTKSIKNRRNLPSHLRRSKKKSPSTKNAASVVVASINKSLYTCHRRLIKLFSKFTRIATPKKTPKKQGYQLLGKVFDESAANENNLRRSLFDDGNALPPLVSPDKRTIFLDLDETLVHSKPNPPPEKYDFIVRPVIDGHRVEFYVLKRPFVDELLEFLSEKFEVVVFTAGLKEYASLVLDRIDRKGLISHRLFRDSCKEVDGKFVKDLSDMGRDMKRVVIVDDNPNSYLFQPENAIPIRPFTDDLGDGELKKLIEFLNGCVEVEDMRDAVKVYLAAEEEYTSVEI, from the coding sequence atggtGTCTAAAATCACCAAAAGAACTCCCACAAAGTCCATTAAGAACCGTAGAAATCTCCCTAGCCATCTTCGCCGTAGCAAGAAGAAATCCCCATCAACAAAAAATGCTGCCTCTGTAGTTGTTGCTTCCATTAACAAATCCTTGTACACTTGTCATCGCCGCCTTATTAAACTCTTCTCAAAATTCACCCGCATTGCTACTCCTAAAAAAACTCCCAAAAAACAAGGATATCAGCTTCTAGGTAAGGTTTTTGATGAATCTGCAGCAAATGAGAACAATCTGAGGCGATCACTTTTTGATGACGGAAATGCCCTTCCCCCGTTGGTGTCACCTGATAAAAGAACCATTTTTCTTGACTTGGATGAGACTTTAGTGCATTCTAAACCAAACCCACCTCCAGAAAAGTACGATTTCATTGTTAGGCCGGTGATTGATGGACATAGAGTAGAGTTTTATGTGTTGAAGAGACCATTTGTGGATGAGTTGTTGGAGTTTTTGAGTGAGAAGTTTGAGGTTGTTGTGTTCACTGCTGGGCTTAAGGAGTATGCTTCTCTTGTTCTTGACAGAATTGATAGAAAAGGTTTGATTTCGCATCGATTGTTTAGGGATTCTTGCAAGGAAGTTGATGGGAAGTTTGTGAAGGACTTGTCTGATATGGGGAGAGATATGAAGAGGGTGGTGATCGTTGATGATAACCCGAATTCTTACCTTTTTCAGCCAGAAAATGCTATTCCGATTAGGCCATTTACGGATGATCTTGGTGATGGGGAGCTCAAGAAGCTCATTGAGTTCCTTAATGGATGTGTTGAAGTTGAAGATATGAGAGATGCTGTGAAGGTTTATCTTGCTGCTGAAGAAGAATATACATCAGtggaaa
- the LOC107807272 gene encoding aquaporin NIP1-1-like, translating to MGDLQTAEANGNHASVSLNIRDNDMNNNKTSAHEDSSSSCCFVTVPFIQKIIAETLGTYFLIFAGCGSVAVNADKGMVTFPGISIVWGLVVMVMVYSVGHISGAHFNPAVTISFATCKRFPWKQVPAYVAAQVIGSTLASGTLRLIFNGKHDHFLGTSPSGSDIQSLVLEFIITFYLMFVVSGVATDNRAIGELAGLAVGATVLLNVMFAGPISGASMNPARSLGPAIVWSHYRGIWVYMLGPTAGAISGAWVYNIIRFTDKPLREITKSGSFLKSIRSSKSLRSST from the exons ATGGGTGATCTGCAGACAGCAGAGGCTAATGGAAACCATGCATCAGTGAGTTTGAATATTAGAGATAATGATATGAACAACAACAAGACTTCTGCACATGAAGATTCTTCATCAAGCTGTTGCTTTGTCACTGTTCCCTTCATCCAAAAG ATAATAGCGGAGACATTAGGGACGTACTTCTTGATATTTGCGGGGTGTGGTTCAGTGGCGGTGAATGCAGACAAAGGAATGGTTACTTTCCCTGGTATCTCCATTGTCTGGGGGCTGGTGGTTATGGTCATGGTTTACTCTGTTGGCCACATTTCTGGTGCTCATTTTAACCCTGCTGTTACCATTTCCTTTGCCACTTGCAAAAGGTTCCCATGGAAACAG GTACCAGCTTACGTGGCAGCTCAAGTGATTGGATCAACCCTAGCAAGCGGAACCCTACGACTAATATTCAATGGCAAACATGATCATTTTCTTGGAACTTCACCCTCTGGATCAGATATCCAATCTCTTGTTCTGGAATTTATTATCACATTTTATCTTATGTTTGTCGTTTCTGGTGTCGCAACTGATAATCGAGCG ATAGGAGAACTTGCTGGTCTTGCTGTGGGGGCAACCGTGTTGCTTAATGTGATGTTTGCCGG ACCGATATCAGGAGCGTCGATGAACCCAGCAAGGAGTTTGGGCCCAGCAATAGTATGGAGCCATTACAGAGGTATATGGGTTTACATGTTAGGCCCAACAGCTGGGGCCATATCAGGTGCTTGGGTCTATAACATCATCAGATTCACAGACAAGCCTTTACGTGAGATTACCAAAAGTGGATCTTTCCTCAAGTCCATCAGATCAAGCAAGTCCCTCAGATCTAGCACGTAA